TGCCTACGAGCGCCTGTTCGAGGCGATCATCAAGGAGCAAAAAGCCCTCGCAGACCTTTACGCTCCTCTCATGCTTCGGTTGGCCGAGGCATCAGGCACTCTCAGAAAACTTGGCTTCTCGGTCCGTCGTGTAGTCGATGTGGATGCTTGGGGCGAGGTAGCTGAAGAAGAGTTGCTCGACAGGCGCAAATCCGGGCCGTTCCAAGGTCGCCGGACCCTGATCGCAGCAGCCGATGCGGATCTGCGCACTGCATGGGAGAACGGAACCTCCAAGGAAATCCGTGATGCGCTGGATGATTTTATCAAGAAGTATCAAGCTGCCCTTCTAAGCCACGCGCAGTATTCCGAGAGCAACACCGAAAAATATCGCGCGTGGATGAAGCAGCTCGCGCACTGGCTCTTCGATACTTCCCATATTTCCGTTAGCTATGAAATTCTCTACGACGGACTCGATATTCGCAAGCTCTCCCCCGGGACCCGTGGCATCGTTCTGCTGTTGCTTTACCTGGCGCTGGACGATGCGGATGACCGGCCGCTCATCATCGACCAGCCCGAGGAGAACCTGGATCCGAAATCCGTCTTCGACGAGCTTGTCTCCCTCTTCATCTCCGCCAAGACCAAGCGCCAAGTGATCATGGTCACCCACAATGCGAACCTCGTCATCAATACTGATGCTGATCAGGTCATCATCGCCGATGCCGGTTCTCATTCGTCAGGCGGTCTCCCCGAGATCACTTACAGAGGCGGAGGCCTTGAGGATTCCGAAATCAGGAGGGCCGTCTGTGACATCCTGGAAGGCGGAGAGCAGGCGTTCCGAGAACGTGCGCGCCGAGTGCGCGTGAAGTTCGGACGCTGAGGTGTTGGCAGCTGCCAACATCCTTCTCGGCGCGCCATGAGATACCTGAGCATCAGACGCGAAATCGAGGGGAGCCTGCCCACCGTGGCAGATCTCCTTCGCCAGAAAGGCGAGCACGATGCCCTGCGCGCCATGAGCCAGGCCGACATTGAGATCGACGAGGTCGGCTACGACAACTGGAACGGCGGCACCGAGCTCTGGACTGTCTTCCTTCGCGTCCCGGTCAGCGTTTTCGTGTCGATCGAGGACAGCCGGAATGAGATCGCCGGGATCATCTCGAAGAACCTCGAACTCGTCACAGGCAAGGACAATGGATACTGGGTGAGCGCGGAAATCTCGCCGATGCGTGCGCTGCCGCCGGGGCGGCGTCTGCCCGATGGGAAGATCGGAGAACGGACACGCGCCGCCATCCTCGATGAGATGCGTGCCAGGGAGATCGTCTGGCACGGCGCACTGGATGAAATAGCCTTTCTCAGCCGGATCTTCGATTTGAGCTCCCTGCCCTCTCATGACAGCCGGTTCCAGAACGCCGAACAGGACATCTGGCAACACTGCATCAACAACTTCGACTGGTCACAAGACTGGGTATACAGCGATCCGCGTTTCCGTCTCTATGCCGCCGATCAGGACACCTTCCTGAAGTTCATCTGCGAGGTTCTCCACCCCATCGTCCGGAAAGACGACGCGGAGCAGGATGCGCTCGCCCGGGCGTTCAATGGCCACCTGCGGGCCGACGGATGGGAGCTCGTCGAGGACGCCATCATTGATGGCCGACCGGCTTATGTGCCGCAACGCAAGGTCCATGCCTTGGGTGGGTCGGTCCAGCGTATCAAGGCCGTGGCGGCCACCCTGAACTCGGACACGCTCTACGAAGACCTGAGGCGACTCGAACGCATCGGCGACAGCGAACCCGGCGAGGCGATCGCCTTGGCCAAGGAGATCGTGGAGAGCTGCTGCAAGCTGATCCTCGATGACCGGAAGGTCGCCTATTCCGAAAAGGCCGAGATCCCCGAGCTGCTGAAGCTCCTTCGCAAGGAGATCAAGATCATGCCGGACGGGATCGATGAGAATGCCAAGGGCGCGAACGAAATCAGGGGCATCCTGACCAGCCTGGGGAACATCGCGCACGCCCTTGCCCCGTTGCGCAACGCTTACGGCAAGGGCCATGGACGCGGGCGCGACTTCAAGGGTCTCCAGCCCCGGCATGCGCGTCTCGCGATCGGGGCCGCCAGCACCTTCGTCGACTTCGTTCTCGATCGTCACCTGTCTCAGGTTGCCGCCGAGACCGCCGAGAGCTGATTGAAATGGACAAGTGTAACACTAAGTGTTAGGGAGACGCGTGAGAGTATTCGTTGGAAAGGCGTTCAGAAAGTGGGCCGGGTCCGAGGCGATATCGGACGAGGACCTCTGTGCGGCAGCGAAGGAGGCGTTTGACGGCAACGTCGAGGCCGACCTTGGCGGCTACCTCTTCAAGAAGAGGATCGCGCGCACAGGCGGGGGCAAGTCGGGTGGTTTCCGGACCATCATCGGCTTCCGGAAGAAGAAATCCGACAGGATCTTCTTCCTCTACGGCTTTCCGAAGAGCAGCCGATCGAACATCACGCGCCGGGAAAAGGACGCCCTCTCGGTCAACGCCAAGGCGCTTATCGAGGCTGATGACAGCCAGATCGATGCGCTGAAGGCGAAGGGCACCATCGCAGAGCTGGAGTGCAAGGCATGAGTGACATTCTGGATATGGCCCACGACATGGCGAAGGACCTGCACGAGGTCGGCGCCATGGACGACATCACCATGCGCGTCATGGATCGGATCTGCGTTCCGGAGAAACCCTCCTTCACGCCGGCCAGGATCAAGAAGATCAGGGCCAAGAGCCGTATGAGCCAGCCCGTTTTTGCCCAGTTTCTCAATGTCGGCGCGACAACGGTCGCTCAGTGGGAACAGGGTAAGAAATCCCCGGGCGGTTCCTCGGCGAGACTGCTCGATGTCATCGATCGGAAAGGCATCGAGGCCATCATCTGAGCTGGGGTCGGAAAACCGCCCGCCATCATGAGGTCCGCTGGCAAAGGCCTCGGAACCGTAGGAGATCAGGAGGATGACATCGGCAATCGACCCAACGGCCCAGACCTTCCTGGGCTTTCTCGAGCAGGAAGCCGCTTCCGACCCGCAGCGCCTGCGGCCTTTCGGCGGGCACATCGTCCAGCGCGCCGCCGACCTGGTCGAGGACATTGAAATCAACCTTCACGCAGCACTCGAAGAAGACTGAACAGGGGCGAAGTAACCGGAGATCCGATCATGCCGGGCAACAGCGAAGCAGCCACGATATCGCCGATCCAGAGGTCGCCCGAGGACCTGCTGGCGATGCAGCGGACCCGCGAGGCCGCACAGAGGCTTGATGATGATGCCCGCGCTGTCGTGTGCTGGCTCGACGCGGAATTCCCCGGCTTGGTCAACAGCATGGAAGTGCAGCGACACCATGGCTGTGAGGACAACGAGATAGCCCATGTTGAGCCACGGGTGACGGATCGCCCCCGGCGGCATGAAGCCCGCGATGCCGCGGAAAAGGCGCTCACGGCACTCGGATGGTCCTTCAAGCCCGAAGGGCGCGATGTCCGCTCAACCTTCCATCGCCCGTCTCAAGCGCAATCCGCCCATGCCCGCCTGGCAGATATCGCCCGCGTTCGTCGAGCGGTGAAGCAAGCGCACACCAAGAGATCCAGTTATTGTCCTTCAACGGCGCGCCAAGAGTGAGACCATGGATGCTGCCGTAGAGAAATTCGCGATCCTGGACTTCGAGGCATCAAGCCTGTCGGGGGCCAGCTGGCCCATAGAAATCGGACTCTCGTGGCTCGAGCACGGAGAAGTGCGCACCTGGTCCTCCCTTATCCATCCGGCTCACGATTGGGAAATCGACGATTGGTCGCCGCAGAGCGCAGCGGTTCACGGCATTCCCCTGTCCGAGCTCACGGAGGCGCCCTCGGCAACAGAAGTGGCCGAAACCTTCTTCAAGGTCCTCGGAGGCCGCAGACTCGTCTCTGACGCCCCTGAGTTCGAGACACGATGGCTGGACCGCCTGCTCCGAGCTGCCGGGCGTGCAGAGAACCCTTCGGTCGAAGATTTCGACGGCGCATCTTTCGCGATGTTCGAGGGATACGCTCTGGACCTGCTCTACGAGACGGTGGAGCGACGCCCTGCCCCGCATCGGGCGGGGCCGGACAGCGCGCGTCTCGCTCGAGGCTGGCTGAAGGCGGCCGAGCATCAGGTGACATTTGTAATGGAAGGCAGGACCGCATGACCGAGATATTCACGACGGAGATCATCGTCGGGTGCGGCCTGCTCGGCGTCAGCGGCCTGGTGATGATCGCGAGTGTCATCATGTTGCGTCCACAGAGGGACGAGCGACCGAAGATCGACCTCGATGCATGTATCCGCGATGCGCCCTACCACCGGCTGG
The window above is part of the Salipiger abyssi genome. Proteins encoded here:
- a CDS encoding abortive infection family protein, whose protein sequence is MADLLRQKGEHDALRAMSQADIEIDEVGYDNWNGGTELWTVFLRVPVSVFVSIEDSRNEIAGIISKNLELVTGKDNGYWVSAEISPMRALPPGRRLPDGKIGERTRAAILDEMRAREIVWHGALDEIAFLSRIFDLSSLPSHDSRFQNAEQDIWQHCINNFDWSQDWVYSDPRFRLYAADQDTFLKFICEVLHPIVRKDDAEQDALARAFNGHLRADGWELVEDAIIDGRPAYVPQRKVHALGGSVQRIKAVAATLNSDTLYEDLRRLERIGDSEPGEAIALAKEIVESCCKLILDDRKVAYSEKAEIPELLKLLRKEIKIMPDGIDENAKGANEIRGILTSLGNIAHALAPLRNAYGKGHGRGRDFKGLQPRHARLAIGAASTFVDFVLDRHLSQVAAETAES
- a CDS encoding type II toxin-antitoxin system RelE/ParE family toxin, whose amino-acid sequence is MRVFVGKAFRKWAGSEAISDEDLCAAAKEAFDGNVEADLGGYLFKKRIARTGGGKSGGFRTIIGFRKKKSDRIFFLYGFPKSSRSNITRREKDALSVNAKALIEADDSQIDALKAKGTIAELECKA
- a CDS encoding helix-turn-helix domain-containing protein, encoding MSDILDMAHDMAKDLHEVGAMDDITMRVMDRICVPEKPSFTPARIKKIRAKSRMSQPVFAQFLNVGATTVAQWEQGKKSPGGSSARLLDVIDRKGIEAII
- a CDS encoding type II toxin-antitoxin system PrlF family antitoxin — translated: MTSAIDPTAQTFLGFLEQEAASDPQRLRPFGGHIVQRAADLVEDIEINLHAALEED
- a CDS encoding 3'-5' exonuclease, which encodes MDAAVEKFAILDFEASSLSGASWPIEIGLSWLEHGEVRTWSSLIHPAHDWEIDDWSPQSAAVHGIPLSELTEAPSATEVAETFFKVLGGRRLVSDAPEFETRWLDRLLRAAGRAENPSVEDFDGASFAMFEGYALDLLYETVERRPAPHRAGPDSARLARGWLKAAEHQVTFVMEGRTA